The following are encoded in a window of Alphaproteobacteria bacterium GM7ARS4 genomic DNA:
- a CDS encoding FkbM family methyltransferase, with product MRLSMSRLLAGGVVSLLSCLGQAKAERYGARLISSLKNARFLKAFHEVETDMGVLRFQGADVKNIGNMLESERRDWRKFASHEQEVRFWIRDYLKEDQIFWDIGANVGMFTLYAALRQGVSVHAFEPYVPVLMELTQSIQLNPFRERVRAYGIAIGPRTSMERLRLHEAIALQGQGWRGIEGEVHKDVVKQPHSQLFASDEHTLGFFDIPAVTMDDACRVFGVPQPHHVKIDVDGLEVDLVTKGGKSVLSQLHTLMVEVELENRGRLDGELVPFLNSCGLVAVQTETQKDIEAQGGYAKNRLFVRASMAR from the coding sequence ATGAGATTATCTATGTCGCGTCTGTTGGCGGGAGGTGTCGTCTCACTTCTTTCTTGTTTAGGTCAGGCGAAGGCAGAGCGTTATGGCGCGCGCCTTATCTCCTCGCTCAAAAATGCTCGTTTTCTTAAAGCCTTTCATGAGGTCGAGACGGATATGGGGGTCTTACGTTTTCAGGGCGCTGATGTTAAGAATATCGGCAATATGTTAGAATCGGAGCGGCGGGATTGGAGAAAATTTGCGTCCCATGAGCAGGAAGTGCGTTTTTGGATACGCGATTATCTCAAAGAAGACCAAATCTTTTGGGATATTGGCGCGAATGTCGGCATGTTTACCTTATATGCGGCGTTGCGTCAGGGTGTCTCTGTGCATGCCTTCGAGCCTTATGTTCCCGTCCTGATGGAGCTGACGCAGAGCATTCAACTCAATCCGTTTCGAGAGAGGGTTCGCGCCTATGGCATCGCCATCGGTCCTCGCACATCCATGGAGCGTCTACGTCTCCACGAGGCGATAGCGTTGCAAGGGCAGGGATGGCGAGGGATTGAGGGGGAGGTACACAAAGATGTCGTCAAACAGCCACACTCGCAACTCTTCGCGTCTGATGAACATACATTGGGATTTTTTGATATTCCAGCGGTGACGATGGACGATGCGTGCCGTGTTTTTGGCGTGCCACAGCCTCACCATGTTAAAATTGACGTCGATGGCCTAGAGGTTGATTTGGTGACAAAGGGAGGGAAGAGCGTCCTTTCCCAATTACACACCCTCATGGTAGAAGTCGAGCTCGAGAATAGAGGGCGCTTAGACGGAGAACTCGTGCCTTTCCTCAATTCTTGTGGTTTGGTGGCGGTGCAAACAGAGACGCAGAAGGACATAGAGGCGCAAGGGGGTTATGCAAAGAACCGCCTGTTCGTTCGCGCCTCTATGGCGCGTTAA
- a CDS encoding glycosyltransferase, translated as MKKTTNKAVPLSCCILVRHGREDVARALMSVKTVADDIVVVGEGGDGDIESVARAFGARFFHHPQGTIEQRRQWSQGQCQHDWVLHMHADEWLGESLRREIVSLFARGAPPKSFYCYPMVDMIYPIHEKPRLWARTHRHMRLYHRGQGQQSAPSHPIVPRREMGHLRGLAMCRPIRDFHHAVGWGNRLSSLYAARHTSSLWLLLLRLFGQPFFSFLRAYVWDRHCMGGLWGLSYSIMYAAYRFTCIIKLLERQRGWAQLPQRMIDMPARTEQGARKRTHKRTHRRKEGVPLSCFIIAYNEEDRIHWPLSKLCDWADDVLVVDGGSTDKTVDVARSYGVRVLSHPWHGYGEQKCFAQNACRYDWVLNLDADEWPSDALLEEIEAVMARPEKERAHAYAMPRLDCLSGEASPRKTARPWSIVRFYHRKMVGFNDVPFAEEVIVAQGRRIARCVHVCYHYPVRSFEHFWDKDNRTTSLIASRGKALPWLVLRLLTERHWSFFRMYGIKGGYRDGLRGYIRSNAFSFVYVLRIIKKLEYRLGWLKMNGRASP; from the coding sequence GTGAAAAAAACTACAAATAAGGCGGTGCCTCTTTCTTGCTGTATTCTTGTCCGTCACGGGAGAGAAGACGTGGCGCGCGCCTTGATGTCTGTTAAAACGGTGGCGGATGATATTGTCGTTGTCGGTGAGGGTGGAGATGGTGATATAGAATCTGTCGCTCGCGCCTTTGGCGCGCGGTTCTTTCACCATCCGCAAGGGACGATAGAACAGCGGAGGCAATGGTCTCAAGGCCAGTGTCAGCATGATTGGGTCTTGCATATGCATGCTGATGAATGGTTGGGCGAATCTTTGCGGCGTGAGATTGTCTCACTTTTTGCGCGCGGCGCGCCACCAAAGTCCTTTTATTGCTATCCTATGGTCGATATGATTTATCCCATCCACGAGAAGCCGCGCTTATGGGCGCGCACCCACCGCCATATGCGCCTTTATCATCGAGGTCAAGGACAACAGAGCGCGCCATCACACCCCATCGTTCCACGTCGTGAGATGGGGCATTTACGTGGCCTGGCCATGTGTCGTCCCATACGGGATTTTCACCATGCTGTCGGATGGGGGAATCGCCTCTCGTCCTTATACGCGGCGCGCCACACGTCGTCTCTATGGCTCTTGCTCCTACGGCTCTTCGGTCAGCCTTTTTTTTCTTTTCTTCGCGCCTATGTTTGGGATAGGCATTGTATGGGAGGGTTATGGGGGTTGTCCTATAGTATCATGTATGCGGCCTATCGCTTTACATGCATTATCAAGCTGCTCGAGCGCCAACGGGGATGGGCGCAGCTGCCTCAGCGGATGATAGATATGCCAGCGAGAACAGAGCAGGGAGCAAGGAAAAGAACGCATAAAAGAACGCATAGGCGCAAGGAAGGCGTGCCTCTCTCATGCTTTATTATCGCCTATAATGAAGAGGACAGGATTCACTGGCCGCTCAGCAAGCTCTGTGATTGGGCTGATGACGTGCTTGTTGTGGATGGAGGCTCGACAGACAAGACGGTCGACGTCGCCCGTTCCTATGGCGTGCGTGTTCTTTCTCACCCGTGGCATGGCTATGGCGAGCAAAAATGTTTTGCGCAGAACGCATGTCGCTATGATTGGGTGCTCAATCTCGATGCCGATGAATGGCCGAGCGATGCTCTTTTGGAGGAGATAGAAGCCGTCATGGCACGACCAGAGAAAGAACGCGCCCATGCCTATGCTATGCCACGTCTGGATTGTTTGAGCGGCGAGGCGTCACCACGCAAAACGGCGCGGCCATGGTCTATCGTGCGGTTCTATCACCGCAAGATGGTCGGATTCAACGATGTGCCTTTTGCCGAAGAGGTCATTGTCGCTCAAGGAAGAAGGATTGCGCGCTGTGTCCATGTGTGCTACCATTATCCCGTTCGTTCCTTCGAGCATTTTTGGGATAAGGATAACCGCACCACGTCTCTTATCGCATCGAGGGGCAAGGCTTTGCCATGGCTGGTGCTGAGGCTGTTGACGGAACGGCATTGGTCTTTTTTTAGGATGTATGGTATCAAGGGTGGTTATCGTGATGGATTGCGGGGATATATACGAAGCAACGCCTTTTCGTTTGTTTATGTTTTGCGTATCATCAAAAAACTTGAATATCGTCTGGGTTGGCTCAAGATGAACGGGCGTGCGTCCCCATGA
- a CDS encoding glycosyltransferase family 2 protein, with product MTTSSTYPLPQTPPQTPPQTPPQTPCDCLCHAMTLPLSCYIVSVNEEDCIARALMSVRDIASETLVVDSGSHDATIDIATAYGAKVLHHPFEGIGPQKRFAQDACRYDWVLNLDADEWLSEELQREILHLFAKGEPERFFYELRRIDNIYPMDDFPRLWVKHHYRVRLYHRHRGAPSLHQVHEHIEVGEHKVGNLKNPVMHRSVRHFEHLMAKWNAYSSQQAFQGKKRFYPLLMLRLFTEPMTSFMRAYIRDRHFTGGLWGVAYSLMESAHHFTRMAKMIEHKQGWDTLPQNRVTSVDACRHMKKRKKLPISCFIITYNEEDRIHWPLQALRDIADDIVVVDAQSTDKTQDVARSYGARVMERAWSGYGEQKCFAEKQCRHNWVFNVDADEWPSEELLDDVEAIMTKPETERASAYKVPLFWCYSGEDKPRPSRKAWNIVRFYDRQKVGFNKSIFAEKVIVPSHIKTDVFKGAYYHYPFLSCRHFWRKYNRSTSLVAPITKPLPILFARLFFELPWCFLRAYVVKGGYRDGLRGYVQSQLHAYVYTMRIIKKLEYRLGWSLSEKNYK from the coding sequence ATGACGACCTCTTCGACATATCCTCTCCCTCAGACACCCCCTCAGACACCCCCTCAGACACCCCCTCAGACACCATGTGACTGCCTGTGCCACGCCATGACACTGCCTCTTTCTTGCTATATCGTCTCTGTTAACGAGGAGGATTGTATCGCCCGCGCGCTTATGTCCGTCAGGGATATTGCCAGCGAAACTCTTGTTGTCGATAGTGGAAGTCATGACGCCACCATTGACATTGCGACGGCTTATGGAGCGAAAGTCCTACACCATCCTTTCGAGGGCATAGGACCGCAAAAACGCTTTGCCCAAGACGCATGTCGCTATGATTGGGTGCTCAATCTCGATGCCGATGAATGGCTGAGCGAAGAACTCCAGCGAGAAATTCTCCACCTGTTCGCCAAGGGAGAGCCAGAGCGATTCTTCTACGAACTCAGACGTATCGATAACATCTATCCTATGGATGATTTTCCCAGATTATGGGTCAAGCATCACTATCGAGTGCGTCTCTATCACCGCCATAGAGGCGCGCCTTCTCTCCATCAGGTGCATGAGCATATCGAAGTCGGCGAGCACAAGGTGGGAAATCTCAAAAATCCTGTGATGCATCGTTCTGTGCGCCATTTCGAACATCTCATGGCGAAATGGAATGCCTATTCCTCTCAGCAAGCCTTTCAAGGAAAAAAGCGTTTTTATCCCCTTCTTATGCTGAGGTTGTTTACAGAGCCTATGACATCCTTTATGCGCGCCTACATACGCGACCGCCACTTCACAGGGGGGTTATGGGGTGTTGCCTATAGTTTGATGGAGTCAGCGCACCATTTTACGCGCATGGCGAAAATGATCGAGCATAAGCAAGGATGGGACACATTGCCCCAGAACAGAGTGACGAGTGTCGACGCCTGTAGACATATGAAAAAACGCAAAAAACTTCCCATCTCTTGTTTTATTATCACCTACAACGAGGAAGATCGTATCCATTGGCCTCTTCAAGCTTTACGTGATATTGCCGACGATATTGTCGTTGTTGACGCCCAGAGCACCGACAAGACCCAAGACGTTGCGCGCTCTTACGGAGCAAGGGTGATGGAGCGGGCTTGGTCTGGCTATGGCGAGCAAAAATGTTTTGCCGAAAAGCAATGTCGTCACAACTGGGTGTTCAATGTGGATGCTGATGAATGGCCGAGCGAAGAACTCCTCGATGACGTCGAGGCGATCATGACAAAACCAGAAACAGAGCGCGCTTCTGCCTATAAAGTCCCTCTCTTCTGGTGCTATAGTGGTGAGGACAAGCCCCGCCCATCCCGCAAGGCATGGAATATCGTGCGCTTTTATGATAGGCAGAAGGTAGGGTTTAACAAGAGTATTTTCGCAGAGAAAGTGATCGTCCCAAGCCACATCAAAACCGATGTCTTCAAGGGCGCATACTACCATTATCCCTTCTTGTCTTGTCGCCATTTTTGGCGGAAATACAATCGTTCCACCTCCCTTGTCGCGCCTATCACAAAGCCTCTTCCCATTCTCTTTGCGCGTCTTTTCTTTGAACTTCCTTGGTGTTTTTTGCGCGCCTATGTCGTAAAAGGGGGGTATCGAGACGGGCTACGCGGGTATGTCCAGAGTCAGCTCCATGCCTATGTCTATACCATGCGTATCATAAAAAAGCTAGAATACCGCCTAGGGTGGTCTTTAAGTGAAAAAAACTACAAATAA